One window from the genome of Panthera leo isolate Ple1 chromosome D3, P.leo_Ple1_pat1.1, whole genome shotgun sequence encodes:
- the RAB35 gene encoding ras-related protein Rab-35 isoform X1 — MARDYDHLFKLLIIGDSGVGKSSLLLRFADNTFSGSYITTIGVDFKIRTVEINGEKVKLQIWDTAGQERFRTITSTYYRGTHGVIVVYDVTSAESFVNVKRWLHEINQNCDDVCRILVGNKNDDPERKVVETEDAYKFAGQMGIQLFETSAKENVNVEEMFNCITELVLRAKKDNLAKQQQQQQNDVVKLTKNSKRKKRCC, encoded by the exons GTGTGGGCAAGAGCAGTTTACTGTTACGTTTTGCAGACAACACTTTCTCAG gcaGCTACATCACCACAATCGGAGTGGATTTCAAGATTCGGACTGTGGAGATCAATGGGGAGAAAGTGAAGCTGCAGATCTGGGACACGGCCGGGCAGGAACGCTTCCGCACCATCACCTCCAC GTATTATCGGGGGACCCACGGGGTCATCGTGGTTTATGATGTCACCAGTGCTGAGTCCTTTGTCAACGTCAAGCGGTGGCTTCATGAAATCAACCAAAACTGTGATGACGTGTGCCGGATATTAG TGGGGAATAAGAACGACGACCCTGAGCGGAAGGTGGTGGAAACAGAAGATGCCTACAAATTCGCGGGGCAGATGGGGATCCAGTTGTTTGAGACCAGCGCTAAGGAGAACGTCAATGTGGAAGAG ATGTTCAACTGCATCACAGAACTGGTCCTCCGAGCAAAGAAGGACAACTTAGcgaaacagcagcagcaacaacagaaCGACGTGGTGAAGCTCACGAAGAACAGTAAACGAAAGAAACGCTGCTGCTAA